In Deltaproteobacteria bacterium, the genomic stretch TGGAACGGGCCGTGGAACGGCTGGCGCCGGTGAGTAACGGCGAGTGACGGACAGTCTCGCCGTCACTCGCCGCCGCCGCTAGGCCGCGCCGCCTCCAGGCCGCTCAACCACTGCCCGAACACGGGCCCAAGCGCTGCCGGCATGGCGGCGTCGGCGAAACGCAGCATGGCGCATTGGCCGTAGAGGGCAGCATCGGCGAGCGTGGGGCGCTCGCCGAATACGAACGGCTGCTGTGCCAGCGTCAGCGCGGTGGGCGCCAGTAAGCTACGAACTCGGGACGTCAGCTCACCGGCAGTGCGTTCCCATTCCTCGACGCAGCCGCGACCGAACTTGCGCTCTTTGATGAAAGTGAACAAGGCGCGATCGGCGGGCCGGGCAAAGCGCCGCCGAATGCCGGGTGAGGCCAGGCGGAATACCACGTCTTCCAACACCCCGTCGCACCAATCGGCGTAAGCCCAGATCGGTCCCTGCCAGGGCAGTGGCACCAGCCGCAGCCCCGGCGCGCCGGCCAGCAACCGCTCGCAGATCACGCGCGAGTCCACCGTCACGACGCCGGCATCATCCACCAGCACCGGCACCTGGATGTAACCGCCGGTCAGGGCGGTCAACTCGGTGCGATCACCATAGGGCACGTCGGCGATGTCGTAGCGCAGCCCGAGCAGGTCGAGCAGCATCTGTACCTTGCGTGCGTAGCAACTGTACTCAAAGCGGTAGAGTTTCATGTGGTCATCCATGCCCCGAGCCGCCACCGGCTGCAAGCGCTTCGCCACGTTCGTGGCTGGGCCGAAAAATAGCGGTTGTCGGTCATCAATGGGATGATAGATTGAAGACGTGCTGATTCCGATTGGCCACGACCGCGGGGCACTGCGACGCTTGCCGGTGATCACCTTCGGCATCATGGCCCTCTGCTACGCCGCCTATCTGGCGGACGACCTCGCCCGCAAGCGGGAACCCGAGCCGGTGGAATCGCTGCTGGCACGGGCGATCGAGTACTATGTCGGCCATCCCTACCTGGTGGCGGACCCGCTGGTGGAAAAGGCCGTGGCGGCCGCCGCCAGCCGGCGCAACGAAGCCGGGGCCGCGCTCAGCGAGCAGCTGCGGGGTCTGTACTCGGTCAGCGAAACGACGAGACAGGAGGAGCAGCTGGTGTTGGACCGCTTCACCGCCAGTTGGCGCAGCGCCCGGCAGGCGCGCATGGATTGGCGCTGGGGGCTGATCCCGACGCACTTCTCCACCGCCAACCTGGTGAGCTACATGTTCGTTCACGGCGGGTTCTTGCACCTGCTCTCCAACATGCTGTTCCTATATCTCGCCGGCCCGTTCATCGAAGACGTCTGGGGGCGGGGATTGTTCGGACTCTTCTATCTGCTGGCGGGGGTATTTTCGGCCGGCATGTTCACCGTGCAGTATCCCGAGCTGTCGGTGCCACTGGTGGGCGCCTCGGGCGCGATCGCCGGCGCGCTCGGGGCGTTCTTCGTGCGCCACCCGAGCGCCAAGATCCGTTTCCTGCTGTTTCTGGGTTTCTTCCGCACCACCTTCAGCGCGCCCGCCTGGTTGATGTTGCCGCTGTGGTTCTTGGCCGAACTCAACTCGGCCACCGCCAGGGATACGCTGGCGCCGGGCAGCGGCGGCGGCGGGGTGGCTTACTGGGCGCACGTCTGGGGTTTCGTCTTCGGCGCACTGGTGGCCGGCGGCGTGCGCGGTTTCAAGTTGGAGGAGCGCTTCCTCAGTGAGGCGATCGAGGCCCGCATGGTCGCCGCCGTCGCAAGCCCGGTGCTGGACCGGGTGCAGCGAGCGCTGCAAGCGAACCGGCTCGACGAGGCCTGGAGCCTGTTGCAGGCGGAGTTGGCCCGCCATCCGGCCAATCGCGACGCAGCGCTGGCGTATTGGGAGCTGGCGCAGCGCCTGGGGCGCGCGCTGCAAGCGGCGCCGGTGCTGACCCGACTGATCGGCGTCGACCTGCGCGACGGCGACACGGAATCAGCATGCGCTCACTGGCGCGCCGTGCGCGCGCAGCTCCCTGAGGCCAGGCTGGAGCCCGAGTTGGCGGTGCAGTTGAGCGAGCGGCTGGTCAAGTCGGGCCGCAACCTCGAGGCCGGCGAGATCATCCGCGGCGCGCTGCAGCAGTTGAACCCGCGGACCGCGGCGGACGTGCTGTTGCGGTTGGCCCGGGTGGCATGCAGCGCGGACCGTGCGCTGGCGCCGGAGGCCATCGCCCGCGCGCTGGCCCACCCCAGCCTGCCGCCGCAAACGCGCGACGAGCTGCGCCAGCTCGCCTCCGTCAGCCGGCCGCTCCAGCTCGACGGCACTGGCCCAGACCTTAAAGCCTGGCGCGGCGGATCATAGGACGGAGAGCACTCGCCGGGCCCGACCAGACCACTGCGTGTTATCGCCGGGTCGAGGCAGTGAGCCGCGCGGGCGCCCGGCGGTTTGTGTTTTACGCCGCTCTCGCTATTCTCCGCCCACCACCGCCCGCATGAGTCGCCGCCGCTCACTGTACCTGCTCGCCGTCGCCGTCTTGCTCGTGGCGGCGGCGCACCTGACACTGACTTGGGCCGACCTGGT encodes the following:
- a CDS encoding rhomboid family intramembrane serine protease — translated: MLIPIGHDRGALRRLPVITFGIMALCYAAYLADDLARKREPEPVESLLARAIEYYVGHPYLVADPLVEKAVAAAASRRNEAGAALSEQLRGLYSVSETTRQEEQLVLDRFTASWRSARQARMDWRWGLIPTHFSTANLVSYMFVHGGFLHLLSNMLFLYLAGPFIEDVWGRGLFGLFYLLAGVFSAGMFTVQYPELSVPLVGASGAIAGALGAFFVRHPSAKIRFLLFLGFFRTTFSAPAWLMLPLWFLAELNSATARDTLAPGSGGGGVAYWAHVWGFVFGALVAGGVRGFKLEERFLSEAIEARMVAAVASPVLDRVQRALQANRLDEAWSLLQAELARHPANRDAALAYWELAQRLGRALQAAPVLTRLIGVDLRDGDTESACAHWRAVRAQLPEARLEPELAVQLSERLVKSGRNLEAGEIIRGALQQLNPRTAADVLLRLARVACSADRALAPEAIARALAHPSLPPQTRDELRQLASVSRPLQLDGTGPDLKAWRGGS
- a CDS encoding glutathione S-transferase family protein, with amino-acid sequence MKLYRFEYSCYARKVQMLLDLLGLRYDIADVPYGDRTELTALTGGYIQVPVLVDDAGVVTVDSRVICERLLAGAPGLRLVPLPWQGPIWAYADWCDGVLEDVVFRLASPGIRRRFARPADRALFTFIKERKFGRGCVEEWERTAGELTSRVRSLLAPTALTLAQQPFVFGERPTLADAALYGQCAMLRFADAAMPAALGPVFGQWLSGLEAARPSGGGE